In one Nicotiana sylvestris chromosome 8, ASM39365v2, whole genome shotgun sequence genomic region, the following are encoded:
- the LOC138874865 gene encoding uncharacterized protein, with protein MKEEMYKLKQQMDEMYQAWAKGQPPSAYSANPTFTPPPAQSQDHPATDLSLSFPTYQHYRGTTYHTLQSPPPKPISYHPPPVTPVFVAPLPATLHKSPSEPMFQAQDNQYYPSEPTFNALETHSYTPRFDLPIEADKPVKNPEQEEMFRKVKSIEQSFEDMQGLGGQVSMAYKDLCLFPNVQLQVGLKMPKFDLYNGHGDPVAHLRGFCSKMRGARVKDELLTTYFSQSLSRSALEWYTHQDHGR; from the coding sequence atgaaagaagagatgtacaaattgaaacaacaaatggatgaaatgtatcaggcctgggctaaaggacaaccGCCATCTGCTTACTcggctaaccctaccttcactccaccaccggctcaatctcaggatcatcctgccaccgatctatCCCTGAGCTTTCCCACttaccaacactaccggggcaccacttaTCATACACtacaatctccaccccctaaaccaatttCATACcatcctccaccagtaactcctgtcttcgtagcacctctaccagctacactccacaaatctcctagtgagcctatgttccaggcccaggacaaccaatactacccctcggagcccactttcaatgCTCTAGAAACCCATTCctatactcctcgctttgaccttcctatagaagctgataaaccagtcaaaaatcctgaacaagaggagatgttcaggaaagttaaaagcatagaacaatcatTTGAagacatgcagggattgggagggCAAGTAAgcatggcctacaaggacctatgtctgttcccgaatgtgcaattacAGGTAGGtctcaagatgcccaagttcgatctatacaacgggcacggtgatccagtagcccacttgaggggtttttgcagcaagatgaggggagcgagagtaaaagatgaattgttaacgACTTACTTTAGTCAGAGTTTGAGtagatcagcattggaatggtatacccaccaagaccatggaagatga